One window from the genome of Plasmodium reichenowi strain SY57 chromosome 8, whole genome shotgun sequence encodes:
- a CDS encoding translation initiation factor IF-3, putative translates to MLLKGFFFFIICVFYILIFYNNNVNCFYIPKICCTKYFYLKETSDAPAYSDGHERYIQEKKLKQLKHKMENKSVKQLRITPRIGMNDLLIKINSAKQFLLKRHRVKFILTLKGREYTNVENVKRIFSKISEELKSYGNSETMRQNGNIVSQLFNLKAKRKNEGGT, encoded by the exons atgttattaaagggtttctttttttttataatatgtgtattttatatattgatattttataataacaatgTTAACTGTTTTTATATACCCAAAATATGTTGTAcgaaatatttttatttaaaagaaacAAGTGATGCCCCTGCTTATTCAGATGGGCATGAGCGATATATTCAG GAAAAAAAGTTGAAGCAGTTGAAACACAAGATGGAAAATAAATCTGTAAAACAATTAAGAATTACACCAAG AATTGGCATGAATGATTTACtcattaaaataaattccGCAAAGCagtttttattaaaaagacatcgg gttaaatttattttaacCTTAAAGGGTAGAGAATATACAAATGTAGAAAATgtaaaaagaatattttcCAAGATATCtgaagaattaaaaagtTATGGTAATTCAGAAACTATGCGTCAAAATGGAAATATTGTATCACAGctatttaatttaaaagCTAAAAGGAAAAATGAAGGAGGAACatga
- a CDS encoding hypothetical protein (conserved Plasmodium protein, unknown function) has product MTSNYKSYNVLDYNLRFIQDEKRNRERERADNKNKENISLSIKSDMGNKIYLLETNAKSRKDEKDAKYKNISLSNYMKDKTYVDKNVGVKDDMSNLSSIKHNIEINRNRNNNRNNNSNNNSNSNSNNNSNSNNNSNSNNNSNSFIMEEKEKTNNRTIMFLNHKRKYDPDYNTSDEKNIKRKKINDIINKYKKKMIIPSNDEKYSNKGSFNISDDDEMDNKSSNYNISGKNYSTENNDNKNNFHIRSLEKMDKINNEMKEYSTKDTIHLRRVESISHGSKENNNIDTLKCDNLISNKNSNLVNFDRNKRKENFMFLHNYMKKKENENKTNINSYDIENIHDEKKDKNEILNNLDINSYKEEKCLSYNNMKENDFNKIGISKQPNVDSKEHKYNKYEKDHNIYNNDLSDDGKCIDRTNVYDNNSSSHNVSLSNLFNESNFMLDEKKIRDKFKQVKLIEKSLERNNSEIYENELKEGETHKKDELNKLVLDMTIKDINEKKNKVISYHKDYLENYETKSISSENIDIEPTNRSFLVDGNNTKDMTHINENNDRDKNNDNINNNNNNNDNIINNDNIINNDNIINNGNIINNGNIINNDNIVHNVKESNEDIFYKANKLSEKIDNIVQNIRNIKKIKKSNSGNYNIDANLSDDISNDEANLKNVTNSIDYTKLYYDDDKGENTKNTFKKSTYDKNKKLLIENDTKLMIHGNNNQKESIRNDEKYLLNGINNSTKDLDNKRSNVDIEGNNNDTTFYDATEYSIRNDKEQYNKNVEEDHVIMGVQSNKNNIQTNYSLSNNKNNINKDRWNHLKEKYFDMMKPGLVDNIINIKDNELILQKNEKKKKDIFNKSHGNKKVEPLKGFNNKNLKDTNILKNKINDDIHEDIKSVNIGNEIDENRKIKKKENILNSINQEKDIGNKNIINKMSHSKKNLLSKSYAEKPHVYNMKEKKKNNINVNKCKEKNPLFYSVDFSNQKKNDIDKRMCDDLLSPGIDDSIERKIIYENIIKFSKRNVNNEHELVDKYSDEKKKKEKSNERLKEELDMIKNYYSEEKLKREEEYKLRNEIQQKRKLYELKIRKDFEEKIRLRREENEKRLNEEKINKIQQDNGKKELPNGISDGKPNDMSSKEKEKKHITYNNEKKNYDNIEKNYDNNEKKNYDNIEKNYDNIEKYYDNNDGNNNNYYYYYDEVRNETYKNNKKKKRKNIFEDYSSDGSYYKYMYRNLYEETCNNKMKNHFFDISDNLYLQECSDNFFHNNKIPSFSIYKSPSHSFDNELISLSKIKFDDFDYNYLNELHKSVSKTKERKRSNYSDFSEDEKKLKNCNLVKPRVILTNSEKSYEQKCVEHSERDRAMNGEYEKGDIYKKSDIYKNSDIYKNSDIYKNSDVYKNSDVYKNSDIYKNSDVYKNSDVYKNSDIYKNSDIYKNSDMCVENNVHQKNDINEDNNVHQKNDINEDNNIHQKNDINEDNNVHQKNDINEDNNIHQKNFIYKRDDSNKKGDIYKRNGFHEKNAVLKRNIPNKNNSTGNLHNKNVCNSQKGKNRSLDYHRRSNRQNFYEYKMNNNVDDNILNKLLTIKYQNKIRNDSLSIKEDNIHNAKEGSVHEEMCEEEEGFEEKYSEDIDIENENISVKLNHNDSGYNKNNCKGVKLIQNKSDFNNENMNELNVSPTHTEIDKKEKQNVLLISTKEKSRIIKVNEKDDISPIKQIIQEEKNEPNDNINMDINDDEDNEGKNKLKTSISSSDNGIPKINILKNNENYIPLDIALNFVMDNEKLKKNLQKEEKKDKGKKKTFVQWLMDERKRRLKNNLPIDI; this is encoded by the exons ATGACATCAAATTATAAATCTTACAATGTTCTTGATTATAATTTAAGGTTTATCCAAGATGAAAAAAGGAATAGGGAAAGAGAAAGAGCAGATAATAAGAACAAGGAAAACATATCCTTGAGTATAAAATCAGATATGGgaaacaaaatatatttattagaGACAAATGCAAAAAGTCGAAAAGATGAAAAGGATGCgaaatataagaatataagtttatcaaattatatgaaagaTAAAACTTATGTTGATAAAAATGTGGGTGTAAAAGATGATATGTCAAATTTAAGCTCaataaaacataatatagaaataaatagaaatagaaataataatagaaataataatagtaataataatagtaatagtaatagtaataataatagtaatagtaataataatagtaatagtaataataatagtaatagtTTTATTATGgaagaaaaggaaaaaacTAATAATAGAACGATTATGTTTTTAAACCATAAGAGAAAATATGACCCAGATTATAATACCTCAGatgaaaagaatataaagagaaaaaaaataaatgatattattaataaatataaaaaaaaaatgataattccttcaaatgatgaaaaatatagtaataaaggatcatttaatatttcaGATGATGATGAGATGGATAATAAAAGTagtaattataatataagtggtaaaaattattctacagaaaataatgataacaaaaataattttcatataagATCTTTAGAAAAAATGGATAAGATAAATAATGAGATGAAAGAATACTCAACTAAAGACACCATTCATCTTAGAAGGGTAGAATCCATATCACATGGatcaaaagaaaataataatattgatacATTAAAATGTGATAATTTAATAAGCAATAAAAATTCCAACCTCGTAAATTTTGATAGgaataaaagaaaagaaaatttcATGTTCTTACAcaattatatgaaaaaaaaggagaatgaaaataagacaaatattaattcatatgatatagaaaatatacatgatgaaaaaaaggataaaaatgaaatacTTAATAATTTAGATATAAATTCGTATAAAGAAGAGAAATGTTTaagttataataatatgaagGAAAATGACTTCAATAAAATTGGCATATCTAAACAACCAAATGTAGATTCTAAGGAGCATAagtataataaatatgaaaaagatcataatatatataataatgatcTTAGTGATGATGGAAAATGTATAGATCGTACTAATgtatatgataataattcaaGTTCTCATAATGTAAGTTTAagtaatttatttaatgaaaGCAATTTCATGTTAgacgaaaaaaaaattagagATAAATTTAAACAAGTCAAATTAATTGAAAAATCACTTGAAAGAAATAATTCggaaatatatgaaaatgaattaaaagAAGGTGAGACTCATAAAAAGgatgaattaaataaattgGTATTGGATATGACaataaaagatattaatgaaaaaaaaaataaagtaaTATCATATCATAAAGACTATTTAGAGAATTATGAAACAAAATCTATAAGCAGTgaaaatattgatataGAACCAACGAATAGATCATTTTTAGTTGATGGGAATAATACAAAGGATATGACtcatataaatgaaaataatgatagggataaaaataatgacaatattaataataataataataataatgataatattattaataatgataatattattaataatgataatattattaataatggtaatattattaataatggtaatattattaataatgataatattgttcataatgtaaaagaatcaaatgaagatattttttataaggCTAATAAATTATCTGAAAAAATAGACAACATTGTACAAAATATTAgaaatatcaaaaaaataaaaaagtcAAATTCTggaaattataatattgatGCCAACCTTTCAGATGATATATCTAATGATGAGGCAAACCTGAAAAATGTTACAAATTCTATAGATTATAcgaaattatattatgatgatgataaagGAGAGAATACAAAAAATACTTTTAAGAAAAGTacatatgataaaaataaaaaattattgatCGAAAATGATACAAAATTAATGATACatggaaataataatcaaaaaGAGAGTATAAGAAATGATGAGAAATATCTTTTGAATGgtataaataatagtaCAAAAGATTtagataataaaagatCAAACGTTGACATAGAaggtaataataatgatacaACATTTTATGATGCTACGGAATATTCTATACGTAATGATAAAGAAcaatacaataaaaatgtagAAGAAGATCATGTAATTATGGGAGTTcaatcaaataaaaataatattcaaaCAAATTACTCTTTatctaataataaaaataatataaataaagatagATGGAATcatttaaaagaaaaatatttcgACATGATGAAACCAGGTCTTGtagataatattataaatattaaagatAATGAACTTATATTAcagaaaaatgaaaaaaaaaaaaaagatatttttaataaatcacATGGAAACAAAAAGGTAGAACCATTAAAAggttttaataataaaaatcttaaggatacaaatattttaaaaaataaaataaatgatgatatcCATGAAGATATTAAAAGTGTTAATATTGGAAATGAAATAGATGAAAAtaggaaaataaaaaaaaaggaaaatatattaaatagtataaatcaagaaaaagatattggaaataaaaatattattaataaaatgtcacattcaaaaaaaaacctTTTATCAAAAAGTTATGCAGAAAAACCtcatgtatataatatgaaagaaaaaaagaaaaataatattaatgtgAACAAATGTAAGGAAAAAAATCCTTTATTCTATTCTGTTGATTTCTcaaaccaaaaaaaaaatgatatagaTAAGCGAATGTGTGATGATTTATTATCTCCAGGTATTGATGATTCGAttgaaagaaaaataatatatgaaaatataataaaattttccaaaagaaatgtaaataatgaaCATGAATTAGTAGATAAATATTcagatgaaaaaaaaaaaaaagaaaaatcCAATGAACGACTAAAAGAAGAATTGGATATgattaaaaattattatagtgaagagaaattaaaaaggGAGGAGGAATATAAACTGAGAAATGAAATTCAACAAAAGAGAAAATTGtatgaattaaaaattcGAAAAGATTTTGAGGAAAAAATAAGGCTTCGAAGGGaggaaaatgaaaaaagacTAAAcgaagaaaaaataaataaaatacaacAAGATAATGGGAAAAAGGAATTACCAAATGGTATATCAGATGGTAAACCGAATGATATGTCAAGTAAAGAAAAGGAGAAGAAGCATATtacttataataatgaaaaaaaaaattatgataatattgaaaaaaattatgataataatgaaaaaaaaaattatgataatattgaaaaaaattatgataatattgaaaaatattatgataataatgatggtaataataataattattattattattatgatgaagTAAGAAACGAAacttataaaaacaataaaaaaaagaaaagaaaaaacatATTTGAAGATTATTCAAGTGATGGAagttattataaatatatgtatcgtaatttatatgaagaaacgtgtaacaataaaatgaaaaatcatttttttgatataagtgataatttatatttacagGAATGTTCTGATAACTTctttcataataataaaatccCCTCTTTTTCTATTTATAAATCACCTTCACATAGTTTTGATAACGAATTAATATCATtaagtaaaataaaatttgaTGATTTTGATTAcaattatttaaatgaacTCCACAAATCTGTATCTAAGACAAAAGAGAGAAAAAGGAGTAATTATTCTGATTTTAGTGAAGATGAGAAAAAGTTAAAAAATTGCAACCTAGTTAAACCTAGGGTTATTTTAACAAATAGTGAAAAGAGTTATGAACAAAAATGTGTTGAACACTCCGAAAGGGACAGGGCAATGAATGGGGAATATGAAAAAGGcgatatatataaaaagagtgatatatataaaaatagtgatatatataaaaatagtgatatatataaaaatagtgatgtatataaaaatagtgatgtatataaaaatagtgatatatataaaaatagtgatgtatataaaaatagtgatgtatataaaaatagtgatatatataaaaatagtgatatatataaaaatagtgATATGTGTGTAGAGAATAATGTACACCAAAAGAATGATATAAACgaagataataatgtaCACCAAAAGAATGATATAAAcgaagataataatatacacCAAAAGAATGATATAAACGAAGACAATAATGTACACCAAAAGAATGATATAAAcgaagataataatatacaccaaaagaattttatatacaaaagaGATGATtctaataaaaaaggagatatatataaaagaaatggttttcatgaaaaaaatgcagtattaaaaagaaatattcCAAATAAGAACAACAGTACAGGAAATCTTCATAATAAGAATGTCTGCAATTCacaaaaaggaaaaaacCGATCCCTTGATTATCATCGTAGAAGTAACAGacaaaatttttatgaatataagATGAATAATAACgttgatgataatatattgaataAATTGTTAACTATaaaatatcaaaataaaataagaaatgATAGTTTAAGCATAAAAGAGGATAACATTCACAATGCTAAGGAGGGTAGTGTACATGAAGAGATGTGCGAAGAGGAAGAAGGTTTTGAAGAGAAATATTCAGAAGATATTGATATTGAGAATGAAAACATTTCTGTTAAACTAAATCACAACGATAGtggatataataaaaataattgtaaaggtgtaaaattaatacaaaacaaaagtgattttaataatgaaaatatgaatgaatTGAATGTATCACCAACTCATACCGAAAttgataaaaaagaaaaacagAATGTATTGTTAATTTctacaaaagaaaaaagtagaattataaaagtaaatgaaaaagatgatatatctccaataaaacaaataatacaagaagagaaaaatgaaccaaatgataatataaatatggatattaatgatgatgaagataatgagggaaaaaataaattgaAAACATCCATATCATCTTCAGATAATGGAATAccaaaaattaatattttaaaaaataatgaaaacTATATACCATTAGATATTGCTTTAAATTTTGTGATGGATAACGAAAAGTTGAAGAAAAATTTACaaaaggaagaaaaaaaagataaaggAAAGAAGAa AACCTTTGTTCAGTGGTTAATGGatgaaagaaaaagaagattAAAAAATAACTTACCCATAgatatttaa
- a CDS encoding hypothetical protein (conserved Plasmodium protein, unknown function), protein MISLTLMSDRVRDKLSDLALWNIKRTKKLLKKNDINSKFLNNNNLLQICSYNDDVEMFCFLLNRGCDFKHINDNGDTCLHIIVLNNNIYCLNILCRNNIKDIINIKNKDGDTALHISIKNGFYESFSLLLKYGVDILIKDDFDMDAYELLDVFRKKEKFYDSNCNKYSIMFNLLIKEKMKGEIRKI, encoded by the exons atgatatcTTTAACTTTAATGAGTGATCGTGTTCGTGATAAATTATCTGATTTAGCACTGT GGAACATCAAAAGAACCAAAAAGTtgttgaaaaaaaatgatatcAATTCGAAATTTTTG AATAACAATAATTTACTACAAATATGTTCCTATAACGATGATGTTGAAatgttttgttttttattaaacAGGGGATGTGACTTCAAACATATAAAC GATAATGGAGACACATGTTTACATATCATTGTGTTGAATAACAACATTTATTGTTTAAATATACTTTGcagaaataatattaaagatattattaatataaaaaacaaa GATGGTGATACTGCTTTACATATTTCTATTAAAAATGGTTTTTATGaatcattttctttattattaaaatatggtgttgatattcttataaaagatgat ttCGATATGGATGCTTATGAATTGTTAGATGTGTTCcgaaaaaaagaaaagttTTATGATAGTAattgtaataaatattcaatTATGTtcaatttattaataaaagagAAAATGAAGGGTGaaataaggaaaatataa